A single genomic interval of Saccharothrix saharensis harbors:
- a CDS encoding beta-N-acetylhexosaminidase, with product MILPRPVSFTRGDGEVPFDGTFQVERVAGPAEGYRLSVSAAGVRVRASDDAGEFYARQTLRQLSGPAAFRAVPPGAVALPVCEVEDHPRFAWRGVMLDVARHFLPKHDLLRYVDLLAVHKLNVLHLHLTDDQGWRFESRRFPRLHEVGGWRPDSRFGDRRSGGLAGRPHGGYYTQDDLREVVAYAAQRQITVVPEVDVPGHSQAAIAAYPELGVSGGGVWTDWGVNPNVLRADESTVDFYRQVFDELLDVFPAEVIGLGGDEAAGGDGRFVRRIAQHLHQRGRRPFGWDEVLGVGPLPARTIVASWRGEEPGLTALDRGHDVVMCPEEHVYLDYRQSDHPDEPIPVGTVTTLEDVYRYEPAAADRVLGAQANLWTEHLDSPRRLDYAAFPRLCAFAEVVWSPAERDEAEFLARLAEHHLPRLDALGVEYRPLAGPRPWQALPGVPGHPR from the coding sequence GTGATCCTTCCGCGTCCCGTGTCGTTCACCCGGGGCGACGGCGAGGTGCCGTTCGACGGCACGTTCCAGGTCGAGCGCGTGGCCGGGCCCGCCGAGGGCTACCGGCTGTCGGTGTCGGCGGCGGGCGTGCGGGTCCGAGCGTCCGACGACGCCGGCGAGTTCTACGCCCGGCAGACGTTGCGGCAGCTCAGCGGGCCGGCGGCGTTCCGGGCCGTGCCGCCGGGTGCGGTCGCGCTGCCGGTGTGCGAGGTCGAGGACCACCCGCGGTTCGCGTGGCGCGGCGTGATGCTGGACGTGGCGCGGCACTTCCTGCCCAAGCACGACCTGCTGCGCTACGTCGACCTGCTGGCCGTGCACAAGCTCAACGTGCTGCACCTGCACCTGACCGACGACCAGGGCTGGCGGTTCGAGTCGCGGCGCTTCCCCCGGCTGCACGAGGTCGGCGGGTGGCGGCCCGACTCGCGGTTCGGCGACCGGCGGTCCGGCGGCCTGGCCGGGCGGCCCCACGGCGGCTACTACACCCAGGACGACCTGCGGGAAGTCGTCGCCTACGCGGCGCAGCGGCAGATCACGGTCGTCCCCGAGGTCGACGTGCCGGGGCACAGCCAGGCGGCCATCGCGGCCTACCCCGAGCTCGGGGTCTCCGGCGGCGGCGTGTGGACCGACTGGGGCGTCAACCCGAACGTGCTCCGGGCCGACGAGTCCACAGTGGACTTCTACCGGCAGGTGTTCGACGAGCTGCTGGACGTGTTCCCGGCCGAGGTGATCGGCCTGGGCGGCGACGAGGCGGCGGGTGGCGACGGGCGGTTCGTCCGCCGCATCGCCCAACACCTGCACCAGCGCGGCCGGCGGCCGTTCGGGTGGGACGAGGTGCTGGGCGTCGGACCGCTGCCGGCCCGCACGATCGTCGCGTCGTGGCGCGGCGAGGAACCCGGCCTGACCGCGCTGGACCGCGGCCACGACGTCGTGATGTGCCCCGAGGAGCACGTCTACCTGGACTACCGGCAGTCCGACCACCCGGACGAGCCGATCCCCGTCGGCACCGTCACCACGCTGGAGGACGTCTACCGGTACGAGCCCGCGGCGGCGGACCGGGTGCTCGGGGCGCAGGCCAACCTGTGGACCGAACACCTCGACTCGCCGCGGCGCCTGGACTACGCCGCGTTCCCCCGGCTGTGCGCGTTCGCCGAGGTCGTGTGGAGCCCCGCCGAACGGGACGAGGCGGAGTTCCTGGCCCGGCTGGCCGAGCACCACCTGCCGCGGCTCGACGCGCTCGGCGTCGAGTACCGGCCCCTCGCCGGGCCCCGGCCGTGGCAGGCGCTGCCGGGCGTGCCCGGGCACCCGCGCTGA
- a CDS encoding XdhC family protein has protein sequence MRDVLAELARRVDRGETVGVGTVVATFSSAPRPPGAAMLVGADGAVVGSVSGGCVEGAVYELAREVVRDGEPVLQRYGVSDDDAFAVGLTCGGIIDVYVEPVDAASFPELPEVLGTVRAQEPVAVATVVEHPEWVGRRLVVWPDRATGDIPSARARDAITDDARGLLATGRSGTLRYGPDGQRRGEGMAVFVNSFEPPPRMLVFGAIDFAAAVARLGAFLGYRVTVCDARPVFATTSRFPEADEVVVDWPHRYLAAQADAGKVDERTVVAVLTHDPKFDVPLLEVALRLKLGYVGAMGSRRTHDDRLRRLREAGLAEGELAGLSSPIGLDLGARTPEETAVSIAAEIIALRWGGGGERLARTDGAIHK, from the coding sequence TTGCGTGATGTCCTCGCCGAACTGGCCCGTCGCGTCGACCGGGGTGAGACGGTCGGCGTCGGCACGGTGGTCGCCACGTTCAGCTCCGCGCCCCGGCCACCCGGCGCGGCGATGCTGGTCGGCGCGGACGGCGCCGTCGTCGGCAGCGTGTCCGGCGGTTGCGTCGAGGGCGCGGTCTACGAGCTGGCCCGGGAGGTGGTCCGGGACGGCGAGCCCGTGCTCCAGCGGTACGGGGTCAGCGACGACGACGCGTTCGCCGTCGGCCTGACCTGCGGCGGGATCATCGACGTCTACGTGGAGCCGGTGGACGCGGCCTCGTTCCCCGAGCTGCCCGAGGTGCTCGGGACGGTGCGGGCGCAGGAGCCGGTGGCCGTCGCGACGGTCGTCGAACACCCCGAGTGGGTCGGCCGGCGCCTGGTCGTCTGGCCCGACCGCGCCACCGGCGACATCCCGTCCGCACGGGCCAGGGACGCCATTACCGACGACGCGCGCGGCCTGCTCGCCACCGGCCGCAGCGGCACCCTGCGCTACGGGCCCGACGGGCAGCGGCGCGGCGAGGGCATGGCGGTGTTCGTGAACTCGTTCGAGCCGCCGCCCCGGATGCTGGTGTTCGGCGCGATCGACTTCGCCGCCGCCGTGGCCAGGCTGGGCGCGTTCCTCGGCTACCGCGTCACGGTGTGCGACGCGCGGCCGGTGTTCGCCACGACGAGCCGGTTCCCCGAAGCCGACGAGGTGGTCGTCGACTGGCCGCACCGCTACCTCGCCGCGCAGGCCGACGCGGGCAAGGTGGACGAGCGCACGGTGGTCGCCGTGCTCACCCACGACCCGAAGTTCGACGTGCCGCTGCTCGAGGTCGCGCTGCGGCTCAAGCTCGGCTACGTGGGCGCGATGGGGTCCCGCCGCACCCACGACGACCGGCTGCGGAGGCTGCGCGAAGCGGGCCTGGCCGAGGGCGAGCTGGCCGGGCTGTCGTCCCCGATCGGCCTGGACCTGGGCGCCCGCACGCCGGAGGAGACGGCGGTGTCGATCGCCGCGGAGATCATCGCGCTGCGCTGGGGCGGGGGAGGTGAGCGGCTGGCCCGCACGGACGGCGCCATCCACAAGTGA
- a CDS encoding xanthine dehydrogenase family protein molybdopterin-binding subunit: MTATAEPEIGKPRRRKEDARLITGATRWTDNLQLTGMLHMALLRSPVAHARITSIDVTEAVRMPGVLVVLTGRDLADEQGSLPCAWPITEDMLAPPAPSLAVDRVNFAGEAVALVVARTAAEAHDALAVIDVDYEDLPVVLDLERAVADDADLVHPELGTNKSATWVFDSAEAGTGDDVDRVIAEAEVVVERTFRQQRLIPAFMEPRSVVVDPSPDSVTVWSSTQVPHILRWMLSAVLGIPEQQVRVIAPDVGGGFGGKLQVTPEEVLTLLAARRLGKPVKWTESRTESMLSGHHGRDQLQRVTIAARRDGTVTGLKVDLLADMGAYLRLISSGVPILGAFMFNAIYKFAAYRFTCTNVFTTKVPTDAYRGAGRPEATFAIERIMDELAAELGVDPLELREKNWIRHDEFPFTTVAGLTYDSGHYEAATARAKELFGYDALRAEQAERRAAGDVVQLGIGISTYTEMCGLAPSRVLGALRYAAGGWEHAAIRMLPTGKVELITGTSPHGQGHVTAWSQIVADRLGVPFEDVEVLHGDTRVAHRGMDSYGSRSLAVGGVAVVLAADKVLAKARTVAAHLMEVAEDDVEFTAGTFAVRGTSTTMALGDVVVAAHVAHNLPDGVEPGLDAEATFDPDDFSYPHGTHLCATEVDTRTGAVKIRSYVCVDDVGTVVNPLIVEGQVHGGLAQGIAQALYEEAVHDESGTLTTATFADYLLPSAVDLPHFTTDRTETPATSNPLGVKGVGEAGTIASTPAVVNSVVDALRHMGVTRVEMPCTPMRVWKAIHGRAADVPTTPGAGGGLGSITPQGGAE, from the coding sequence GTGACCGCCACCGCCGAACCCGAGATCGGGAAACCCCGCCGGCGCAAGGAGGACGCCCGGCTGATCACCGGCGCGACCCGCTGGACCGACAACCTCCAGCTCACCGGGATGCTGCACATGGCGTTGCTGCGCAGCCCCGTGGCGCACGCCCGGATCACGTCGATCGACGTCACCGAGGCCGTGCGGATGCCCGGCGTGCTGGTCGTGCTCACCGGCCGGGACCTGGCCGACGAGCAGGGCAGCCTGCCGTGCGCGTGGCCGATCACCGAGGACATGCTCGCGCCGCCCGCGCCGTCGCTGGCCGTGGACCGGGTGAACTTCGCGGGCGAGGCCGTCGCGCTGGTCGTGGCCCGCACCGCGGCCGAGGCGCACGACGCGCTGGCCGTGATCGACGTGGACTACGAGGACCTGCCCGTCGTGCTGGACCTGGAACGCGCCGTCGCGGACGACGCCGACCTCGTGCACCCCGAGCTGGGCACCAACAAGAGCGCGACCTGGGTGTTCGACTCCGCCGAGGCGGGTACCGGCGACGACGTGGACCGGGTCATCGCCGAGGCCGAGGTGGTCGTCGAGCGCACGTTCCGCCAGCAGCGGCTGATCCCGGCGTTCATGGAACCCCGCTCGGTCGTGGTCGACCCGTCGCCCGACTCGGTGACGGTGTGGTCGTCCACGCAGGTGCCGCACATCCTGCGGTGGATGCTGTCGGCCGTGCTCGGCATCCCCGAGCAGCAGGTCCGGGTGATCGCGCCGGACGTCGGCGGCGGCTTCGGCGGCAAGCTCCAGGTCACGCCGGAGGAGGTGCTGACCCTGCTGGCCGCGCGCCGGCTCGGCAAGCCGGTCAAGTGGACCGAGTCGCGCACCGAGTCGATGCTGTCCGGCCACCACGGCCGCGACCAGCTCCAGCGCGTCACGATCGCGGCCCGCCGCGACGGCACGGTCACCGGCCTGAAGGTCGACCTGCTCGCCGACATGGGCGCCTACCTTCGGCTGATCTCGTCGGGCGTGCCGATCCTGGGCGCGTTCATGTTCAACGCCATCTACAAGTTCGCCGCCTACCGGTTCACCTGCACGAACGTGTTCACCACCAAGGTGCCGACCGACGCGTACCGCGGCGCGGGCCGACCCGAGGCCACGTTCGCCATCGAGCGGATCATGGACGAGCTGGCCGCCGAGCTGGGCGTCGACCCGCTGGAGCTGCGGGAGAAGAACTGGATCAGGCACGACGAGTTCCCGTTCACCACCGTCGCCGGCCTGACCTACGACTCGGGCCACTACGAGGCCGCCACCGCCCGCGCCAAGGAGCTGTTCGGCTACGACGCGCTGCGCGCCGAGCAGGCCGAGCGCCGCGCCGCCGGCGACGTGGTGCAGCTCGGCATCGGCATCTCCACCTACACCGAGATGTGCGGGCTCGCGCCGTCCCGCGTGCTCGGCGCGCTGCGCTACGCGGCGGGCGGCTGGGAGCACGCGGCGATCCGGATGCTGCCCACCGGCAAGGTCGAGCTGATCACCGGCACCTCGCCGCACGGCCAGGGCCACGTGACGGCGTGGAGCCAGATCGTGGCCGACCGGCTCGGCGTGCCGTTCGAGGACGTCGAGGTGCTGCACGGCGACACCCGCGTCGCGCACCGCGGCATGGACAGCTACGGCTCCCGGTCGCTGGCCGTCGGCGGCGTGGCCGTGGTGCTGGCCGCGGACAAGGTGCTGGCCAAGGCGCGCACGGTCGCCGCGCACCTGATGGAGGTCGCCGAGGACGACGTCGAGTTCACCGCCGGCACGTTCGCCGTGCGCGGCACGTCCACGACCATGGCGCTGGGTGACGTGGTGGTCGCCGCGCACGTCGCGCACAACCTGCCCGACGGGGTGGAACCCGGCCTGGACGCCGAGGCCACGTTCGACCCGGACGACTTCTCCTACCCGCACGGCACCCACCTGTGCGCCACCGAGGTGGACACCCGGACGGGCGCGGTGAAGATCCGCTCGTACGTGTGCGTGGACGACGTCGGCACGGTCGTCAACCCGCTGATCGTGGAAGGCCAGGTGCACGGCGGCCTGGCGCAGGGCATCGCCCAGGCGCTGTACGAGGAGGCCGTGCACGACGAGAGCGGCACGCTCACCACCGCCACCTTCGCCGACTACCTGCTGCCGTCCGCGGTCGACCTGCCGCACTTCACCACCGACCGCACCGAGACGCCCGCGACCAGCAACCCGCTGGGCGTGAAGGGCGTCGGCGAGGCGGGCACGATCGCGTCCACGCCCGCCGTGGTCAACTCGGTCGTGGACGCCCTGCGGCACATGGGCGTCACCCGGGTGGAGATGCCGTGCACCCCGATGCGGGTGTGGAAGGCGATCCACGGCCGTGCCGCCGACGTCCCGACGACCCCCGGAGCGGGCGGCGGCCTGGGCTCCATCACCCCGCAGGGAGGTGCCGAGTGA
- a CDS encoding PspC domain-containing protein, with protein MTNDVLTEATAKVKKLRRSRTDRMVAGVCGGAAQMLGVDAALLRILLVAATLFGVGAGAILYLACWILVPEAD; from the coding sequence ATGACGAACGACGTGCTCACCGAAGCCACCGCCAAGGTCAAGAAGCTCCGCCGCAGCCGGACCGACAGGATGGTCGCCGGTGTGTGCGGTGGCGCCGCACAGATGCTCGGCGTGGACGCCGCGCTGCTGCGCATCCTGCTCGTCGCCGCCACCCTCTTCGGCGTCGGCGCCGGCGCGATCCTCTACCTCGCCTGCTGGATCCTCGTGCCCGAAGCCGACTGA
- a CDS encoding (2Fe-2S)-binding protein has product MRITVTVDGVAYSDEVEPRTLLVHHLRERLGKTGTVVGCDTSNCGACTVHLDGRSVKSCAVLAVQANGREVTTIEGLARDGELHPVQRAFHENHALQCGFCTPGMIMQAIDLLEDNPDPDEDEVRHGLEGNLCRCTGYQNIVRAVRAAAARTSAGGDA; this is encoded by the coding sequence ATGCGGATCACGGTCACCGTCGACGGCGTGGCCTACAGCGACGAGGTGGAACCGCGCACCCTGCTGGTGCACCACCTGCGCGAACGACTCGGCAAGACCGGCACGGTCGTGGGGTGCGACACCAGCAACTGCGGCGCGTGCACGGTGCACCTCGACGGGCGGAGCGTGAAGTCCTGCGCCGTCCTCGCGGTGCAGGCGAACGGCCGCGAGGTCACCACCATCGAGGGACTGGCCCGTGACGGCGAGCTGCACCCCGTGCAGCGGGCGTTCCACGAGAACCACGCGTTGCAGTGCGGCTTCTGCACCCCCGGCATGATCATGCAGGCCATCGACCTGCTCGAGGACAACCCCGACCCCGACGAGGACGAGGTCCGGCACGGCCTGGAGGGCAACCTCTGCCGCTGCACCGGCTACCAGAACATCGTCCGCGCCGTGCGCGCCGCGGCCGCCCGCACGTCCGCCGGGGGTGACGCGTGA
- a CDS encoding AAA family ATPase, whose protein sequence is MTPEELAAELDRVGYLPDRGIATAAFLAWRMHRPLFCEGEPGTGKTSLAVALARALDLPLIRLQCHEGIDASQALYDWDFPRQLLHLRALEAAGPVDVEQAEASLYTRRFLLARPLLRALEDAPCVLLVDEVDRADDEFEAFLLEVLGENAVTIPELGRVTAATPPLVVLTSNRTREVHDALKRRCLYHWLEHPDLAREVAILRRRLPEATERLAHQVASAVRRLRELDLLKPPGVAESLDWAEALLTLGRTELDAEAAATTLGAVLKYREDARRALSAGVPGSVTGSTIGG, encoded by the coding sequence GTGACGCCTGAGGAGCTCGCCGCCGAACTGGACCGGGTCGGCTACCTGCCCGACCGGGGCATCGCGACCGCCGCCTTCCTGGCCTGGCGCATGCACCGGCCGCTGTTCTGCGAGGGCGAGCCGGGCACCGGCAAGACCTCCCTGGCCGTCGCGCTCGCCCGAGCCCTCGACCTGCCCCTCATCCGGCTCCAGTGCCACGAGGGCATTGACGCCTCCCAAGCCCTCTACGACTGGGACTTCCCCCGCCAGCTCCTGCACCTGCGCGCCCTCGAAGCCGCCGGCCCGGTCGACGTCGAGCAGGCCGAAGCCTCCCTCTACACCCGCCGCTTCCTCCTCGCCCGCCCGCTGCTGCGCGCCCTCGAAGACGCGCCGTGCGTCCTCCTCGTGGACGAGGTGGACCGGGCCGACGACGAGTTCGAGGCGTTCCTGCTCGAAGTGCTCGGCGAGAACGCCGTGACGATCCCCGAGCTGGGCCGCGTCACCGCCGCCACCCCGCCGCTGGTCGTCCTCACCTCCAACCGCACCCGCGAGGTGCACGACGCCCTCAAGCGCCGCTGCCTCTACCACTGGCTCGAACACCCCGACCTGGCCCGCGAGGTCGCGATCCTGCGACGTCGGCTCCCCGAAGCCACCGAACGCCTCGCGCACCAGGTCGCGTCCGCCGTGCGGCGGTTGCGCGAGCTGGACCTGCTCAAGCCGCCGGGCGTCGCGGAGTCCCTGGACTGGGCCGAAGCCCTGCTCACCCTGGGCCGCACGGAACTGGACGCGGAGGCGGCGGCGACCACGCTCGGTGCCGTCCTCAAGTACCGGGAGGACGCCCGACGCGCCCTTTCAGCCGGTGTGCCCGGCAGCGTGACGGGGAGCACAATCGGGGGATGA
- a CDS encoding carbohydrate ABC transporter permease: MNRRASRGIAEGVVVVVAAVVAFPLYWMVLTALKPEAEVISTDPRPWTLAPTLDSFVRALTVQNFGRYLLNSVVVAVAVVALSLLISFLAATALTRFRFRSRTTLLVMLLVVQMVPVEALTIPLFFVMRSVRDVVPVFGLNHLGSLVLVHLAFSLPFAIWMLRGFVAAVPVELEEAATLDGASRFRFLWQVLFPLVAPGLVATSVLSFIHAWNDFLFAKTFIISAAENQTLPLALQVFVKPDQNDWGAIMAGSTVMTIPVLVFFILVQRRLVAGLAGAVKS; the protein is encoded by the coding sequence GTGAACCGGCGCGCGTCGCGGGGCATCGCCGAGGGCGTCGTGGTCGTCGTCGCGGCCGTGGTGGCGTTCCCGCTGTACTGGATGGTGCTCACGGCGCTCAAGCCCGAGGCGGAGGTGATCTCCACCGACCCGCGGCCGTGGACGCTCGCGCCCACCCTCGACAGCTTCGTGCGCGCGTTGACCGTGCAGAACTTCGGCCGCTACCTGCTCAACAGCGTCGTGGTGGCGGTCGCGGTGGTGGCGCTGAGCCTGCTGATCTCGTTCCTGGCCGCCACCGCGCTGACCCGGTTCCGGTTCCGCAGCCGCACCACCCTGCTGGTCATGCTGCTGGTGGTGCAGATGGTGCCGGTCGAGGCGCTGACCATCCCGCTGTTCTTCGTCATGCGGTCGGTGCGGGACGTGGTGCCGGTCTTCGGGCTCAACCACCTCGGCTCGCTGGTGCTGGTGCACCTGGCGTTCAGCCTGCCGTTCGCGATCTGGATGCTGCGCGGGTTCGTCGCGGCCGTGCCGGTGGAGCTGGAGGAGGCGGCGACGCTGGACGGCGCGTCCCGCTTCCGGTTCCTGTGGCAGGTGCTGTTCCCGCTGGTCGCCCCCGGTCTGGTGGCGACCAGCGTGCTGTCGTTCATCCACGCGTGGAACGACTTCCTGTTCGCCAAGACGTTCATCATCTCGGCGGCGGAGAACCAGACGCTGCCGCTGGCGCTGCAGGTGTTCGTCAAACCGGACCAGAACGACTGGGGCGCGATCATGGCAGGATCGACGGTGATGACGATCCCGGTGCTGGTCTTCTTCATCCTCGTGCAGCGGCGGCTGGTGGCCGGCCTGGCCGGGGCGGTGAAGTCGTGA
- a CDS encoding FAD binding domain-containing protein: MIPAAFDYVAPTTVEEAVRALAAGGEDAKVMAGGQSLIPVLRMRLAAPTVVVDLSGLTELTGVHDDGDWLRIGAMTTHHEVQRDPLVRRHAALLRLATDTVADPQVRHRGTFGGSLAHADPAGDLLAPALALDAVMVCVGPDGTREVPAAEFFVDYFTTALAPDELLTHVKVPKLTGWGARYEKFNRVAQAWSIVAVAAAVRVSDGRITDARVGLTNMGPTPVRARGVEEALVGQPATAEAITAAATRAAEGADPPSDGNADAEYRSHLARVLTERAVTAAVSA, from the coding sequence GTGATCCCGGCCGCGTTCGACTACGTCGCGCCCACCACCGTCGAGGAGGCGGTGCGCGCCCTGGCCGCCGGCGGCGAGGACGCCAAGGTGATGGCCGGCGGGCAGAGCCTCATCCCGGTGCTGCGGATGCGGCTGGCCGCGCCGACCGTGGTGGTGGACCTGTCCGGGCTCACCGAGCTGACCGGCGTGCACGACGACGGCGACTGGCTGCGCATCGGGGCCATGACCACGCACCACGAGGTGCAGCGGGACCCGTTGGTGCGCCGGCACGCGGCGCTGCTGCGGCTGGCCACGGACACCGTCGCCGACCCGCAGGTGCGGCACCGCGGCACGTTCGGCGGCTCGCTGGCCCACGCCGACCCGGCGGGCGACCTGCTCGCGCCCGCGCTGGCACTGGACGCGGTGATGGTGTGCGTCGGGCCCGACGGCACGCGGGAGGTGCCGGCCGCGGAGTTCTTCGTCGACTACTTCACCACCGCGCTGGCACCCGACGAGCTGCTCACCCACGTCAAGGTGCCCAAGCTGACCGGCTGGGGCGCGCGCTACGAGAAGTTCAACCGGGTCGCGCAGGCGTGGTCGATCGTGGCGGTGGCCGCCGCGGTGCGCGTGTCCGACGGTCGGATCACCGACGCGCGGGTCGGGCTGACCAACATGGGCCCCACCCCGGTGCGGGCCCGCGGCGTGGAGGAGGCGCTGGTGGGGCAGCCCGCGACGGCCGAGGCGATCACGGCGGCGGCCACCCGTGCCGCCGAGGGCGCCGACCCGCCCAGCGACGGCAACGCCGACGCCGAGTACCGGTCGCACCTGGCCCGCGTGCTCACCGAGCGGGCGGTGACGGCCGCGGTGAGCGCATGA
- a CDS encoding vWA domain-containing protein, translating to MTGAGASNGLVGFARALRHGGVACGPDRVQAFVAAVGCLDVARQEHVYWAGRVTLCGEPDDLPRYDAAFAAWFGGVPPAPPRARARRPSHLAALGDGAGGRSRAAVLKVAAGDVEVLRRRDIATLTPAEKRHLDELLAVLAPVPPTRRALRRTPARRGAIDPRRTFRDMLATGEAVRPRHRRRATRPRKVVLLIDVSGSMKPYADALLRFAHVVARRMPVEVCTLGTRLTRVTRQLRHRDPEQALAAAARAVPDFEGGTRLGETLKVFLDRWGQRGAARRAVVVICSDGWERGDTALLAEQAERLKRLAHKVVWVNPHAGHAGYEPVQSGIVAALPHLDRLLAGHSLDTLHALLEEVRLA from the coding sequence ATGACGGGAGCCGGGGCGTCGAACGGGCTCGTGGGGTTCGCCCGCGCGCTCCGGCACGGTGGCGTCGCGTGCGGGCCGGACCGGGTGCAGGCGTTCGTCGCGGCGGTCGGTTGCCTGGACGTCGCACGGCAGGAGCACGTGTACTGGGCGGGACGCGTCACCTTGTGCGGGGAGCCCGACGACCTGCCCCGGTACGACGCGGCGTTCGCGGCCTGGTTCGGGGGCGTGCCGCCGGCCCCTCCCCGGGCCCGCGCCCGGCGGCCCAGCCACCTGGCGGCGCTCGGCGACGGGGCGGGCGGGCGGAGCCGGGCGGCGGTGCTCAAGGTCGCCGCCGGCGATGTGGAAGTGCTGCGGCGCAGGGACATCGCCACGTTGACCCCGGCCGAGAAGCGGCACCTGGACGAGCTGCTGGCCGTGCTGGCACCCGTGCCGCCGACCCGGCGGGCGCTGCGCCGGACCCCGGCCCGACGCGGTGCGATCGACCCCCGCCGCACGTTCCGGGACATGCTGGCCACCGGTGAGGCGGTCCGGCCGCGCCACCGCCGCCGCGCCACCCGGCCGCGCAAGGTCGTGCTGCTGATCGACGTGTCCGGCTCGATGAAGCCCTACGCCGACGCCCTCCTCCGCTTCGCGCACGTCGTCGCCCGCCGGATGCCGGTCGAGGTCTGCACGCTCGGCACCCGCCTGACCCGCGTCACCCGCCAGCTCCGCCACCGCGACCCCGAGCAGGCGCTGGCCGCCGCCGCACGCGCCGTCCCCGACTTCGAGGGCGGCACGCGGCTCGGCGAGACGCTGAAGGTCTTCCTGGACCGCTGGGGGCAGCGCGGGGCCGCCCGGCGCGCCGTCGTCGTGATCTGCTCGGACGGCTGGGAACGCGGCGACACCGCGCTGCTCGCCGAGCAGGCCGAACGGCTCAAGCGCCTCGCGCACAAGGTCGTCTGGGTGAACCCGCACGCCGGCCACGCCGGGTACGAGCCGGTGCAGTCCGGCATCGTCGCCGCCCTGCCGCACCTGGACCGGCTGCTCGCCGGGCACAGCCTCGACACCCTGCACGCCCTGCTGGAGGAGGTCCGACTTGCGTGA
- a CDS encoding SRPBCC family protein, whose protein sequence is MKLEHRFTVPAPAPDVWAALLDPEKVAPCIPGATLTGVDGRTFTGTVKVKLGPVTLLYKGTGEFTSVDERVHAAVLKATGKDTRGNGTASASVSVALTSATGGTEVSVVTDLNVTGRPAQFGRGLISEVSGRLIAEFAECLATRLAPAEAERVTPTETAARPHLRAVPDEPLDLVGTAGVPVLKRVLPVAAGLLAVVLLVRKLRGRHR, encoded by the coding sequence ATGAAGCTCGAACACCGGTTCACCGTGCCCGCGCCCGCGCCCGACGTGTGGGCGGCGCTGCTCGACCCGGAGAAGGTGGCGCCGTGCATTCCCGGCGCCACCCTGACCGGCGTCGACGGGCGGACGTTCACCGGCACGGTCAAGGTCAAGCTCGGGCCCGTGACGCTGCTCTACAAGGGCACCGGCGAGTTCACGTCCGTCGACGAACGGGTGCACGCGGCCGTGCTCAAGGCCACCGGCAAGGACACCAGGGGCAACGGCACGGCGTCGGCTTCGGTGTCGGTGGCGCTGACGTCGGCCACCGGCGGCACCGAGGTGTCGGTGGTCACGGACCTGAACGTCACCGGCCGTCCCGCCCAGTTCGGCCGCGGTCTGATCAGCGAGGTCAGCGGCCGGCTCATCGCCGAGTTCGCCGAATGCCTGGCGACTCGGCTCGCGCCGGCGGAAGCTGAGCGGGTGACGCCTACCGAGACCGCCGCCAGGCCGCACCTGCGCGCCGTGCCGGACGAGCCCCTCGACCTGGTCGGCACCGCCGGCGTGCCCGTGCTCAAGCGGGTGCTGCCGGTCGCGGCCGGGCTGCTGGCGGTCGTGCTGCTGGTGCGCAAGCTCCGCGGGCGGCACCGCTGA